In Mixophyes fleayi isolate aMixFle1 chromosome 11, aMixFle1.hap1, whole genome shotgun sequence, one DNA window encodes the following:
- the LOC142106636 gene encoding transmembrane protein 26-like, producing MAITYWKIVMAILSRFIFTVHGFLLVWQVVEVKKNTHYWMLLIGLLLLYLEMVVTLTVTRKGEWKWEFSPMLSRIRLWVRLSMLSQLLLTYIGLGADILDILLLIKEPSIGNNWNVTIAGLCLFSWAILQFTLVPTEVKSSPTQDTPHEDGSQSSPPRNESCVFSCHTNEIWSSFISVPMQDGPFLIFRLYLAIKERVLNEMMIFFICKNILTVTVEIYSIAVVQHSNRKDRNK from the exons ATGGCCATCACATACTGGAAGATTGTGATGGCCATCTTGAGTCGCTTCATTTTCACGGTGCATGGGTTCCTTCTGGTATGGCAAGTGGTAGAGGTGAAGAAGAATACACATTACTGGATGCTTCTGATTGGGCTGCTGCTGTTATATCTAGAAATGGTTGTCACGCTGACGGTAACCAGGAAAGGAGAATGGAAATG GGAATTTAGCCCCATGCTAAGCAGGATAAGACTGTGGGTAAGGCTGAGCATG CTGTCTCAGCTACTGCTGACCTACATTGGATTAGGTGCAGACATCCTGGATATATTATTGTTAATCAAGGAACCGTCTATAGGAAATAACTGGAATGTAACGATTGCAGGTTTATGTCTCTTCAGCTGGGCAATCTTGCAGTTCACATTAGTTCCCACAGAAGTGAAGTCCTCACCCACTCAGGACACACCGCATGAGGATGGCTCACAGTCGTCACCACCCAGGAATGAAAGCTGTGTTTTCTCATGTCATACCAATGAAATATGGAGTAGTTTCATTTCAGTGCCGATGCAGGATGGACCATTTCTTATCTTTCGCCTTTATCTGGCAATTAAAGAGAGAGTGCTGAATGAAATGATGATCTTCTtcatctgtaaaaatatattgacCGTCACGGTAGAAATATATAGCATCGCTGTGGTTCAACATTCAAACCGCAAAGACAGAAATAAGTAA